Proteins encoded in a region of the Anaerobranca gottschalkii DSM 13577 genome:
- the rnmV gene encoding ribonuclease M5, which translates to MEEIREIIVVEGKNDYHAVKRAFPQAEVIITSGFGLNDEIIERIKLAQQKRGVIVFTDPDHMGEIIRKKIQAKVPGVKHCYLPKKAAVHNGDIGIENADPRDIRDALNKVRTINEDNSIIFSIDDLIKNRLSQSPDAKERREKLGEILGIGYGNSKTFLKRLNAFGITREEFEQALKKME; encoded by the coding sequence ATGGAAGAAATAAGAGAAATAATAGTAGTGGAAGGGAAAAACGATTATCATGCAGTAAAAAGGGCTTTTCCCCAAGCGGAAGTTATAATTACTAGTGGGTTTGGGCTAAATGATGAAATTATTGAGAGGATAAAACTAGCCCAGCAAAAACGGGGTGTAATTGTATTTACTGATCCAGATCATATGGGGGAGATAATTCGGAAAAAAATTCAAGCAAAGGTTCCTGGTGTAAAACATTGCTATTTACCTAAAAAGGCAGCAGTTCATAATGGTGATATAGGAATTGAAAATGCAGACCCCCGGGATATAAGGGATGCTTTGAATAAAGTGAGGACTATTAACGAAGATAATAGTATAATATTCAGTATTGATGATCTTATAAAAAACAGATTATCTCAAAGTCCAGATGCTAAAGAGAGAAGGGAAAAGTTAGGTGAGATATTAGGAATAGGTTATGGAAATAGTAAAACTTTTTTAAAAAGATTAAATGCCTTTGGAATAACCAGGGAAGAATTTGAACAAGCCCTAAAAAAAATGGAGTGA